The following are from one region of the Equus przewalskii isolate Varuska chromosome 21, EquPr2, whole genome shotgun sequence genome:
- the LOC103542298 gene encoding adenosylhomocysteinase-like isoform X1: MSDKLPYKVADISLASWGRKAIDIAENEMPGLMRMREMYSASKPLKGARIAGCLHMTVQTAVLIETLVALGAEVQWSSCNIFSTQDHAAAAIAKTGIPVYAWKGETDEEYVWCIEQTLYFKDGPLNMILDDGSDLTNLIHTKYPQLLSGIRGISEETTAGIHNLYKMMASGILKVPAINVNDSVTKSKFDNLYGCRESLIDGIKRATDVMIAGKVAVVAGYGDVGKGCAQALRGFGARVVITEIDPINALQAAMEGYEVTTMDEACREGNIFVTTTGCVDIILGRHFEQMKDDAIVCNIGQFDVEIDVKWLNENAVEKVNIKPQVDRYWLKNGRRIILLAEGQLVNLGCAMGHPSFVMSNSFTNQVLAQIELWTHPDKYPVGVHFLPKKLDEAVAEAHLGKLNVKLTKLTEKQAQYLGVPRDGPFKPDHYRY, translated from the exons ATGTCGGACAAACTGCCCTACAAAGTCG CTGACATCAGCCTGGCCTCCTGGGGACGCAAGGCTATCGACATCGCAGAGAACGAGATGCCAGGCCTGATGCGCATGCGGGAGATGTACTCGGCCTCCAAGCCACTGAAGGGCGCCCGCATCGCAGGCTGCCTGCACATGACTGTGCAGACAGCCGTCCTTATTGAGACCCTTGTCGCCCTGGGTGCTGAG GTGCAGTGGTCCAGCTGCAACATCTTCTCTACCCAGGACCATGCAGCGGCCGCCATTGCCAAGACCGGCATTCCAG TGTATGCCTGGAAGGGAGAGACAGATGAGGAGTACGTGTGGTGCATTGAGCAGACGCTGTACTTCAAGGACGGGCCCCTCAACATGATTCTGGACGACGGCAGTGACCTCACCAACCTCATCCATACCAAGTACCCGCAGCTCCTGTCAG GCATCCGAGGCATCTCCGAGGAGACCACGGCGGGGATCCACAACCTCTACAAGATGATGGCTAGTGGGATCCTGAAGGTGCCTGCCATTAATGTCAACGACTCTGTCACCAAG AGCAAGTTTGACAACCTGTATGGCTGCCGAGAGTCCCTCATAGATGGCATCAAGCGGGCCACAGACGTGATGATTGCGGGCAAGGTGGCGGTGGTAGCGGGCTATGGCGACGTGGGCAAGGGCTGTGCCCAGGCCCTGAGGGGTTTTGGGGCCCGCGTCGTCATCACAGAGATCGACCCCATCAACGCACTGCAGGCTGCCATGGAGG GCTATGAGGTGACCACTATGGATGAGGCCTGTCGGGAGGGCAACATCTTTGTCACCACCACGGGCTGTGTTGACATCATCCTTGGCCG ACACTTTGAGCAGATGAAGGATGATGCCATTGTGTGCAACATCGGACAATTTGACGTGGAGATTGATGTCAAGTGGCTGAATGAGAATGCGGTGGAGAAGGTGAACATCAAGCCCCAG GTGGACCGCTACTGGCTGAAGAATGGGCGCCGCATCATCTTGCTGGCTGAGGGCCAGCTGGTCAACCTGGGCTGTGCCATGGGCCACCCCAGCTTTGTGATGAGCAACTCCTTCACCAACCAGGTGCTGGCGCAGATTGAGCTGTGGACCCACCCAGACAAGTACCCTGTTGGGGTCCACTTCCTGCCCAAGAAG CTGGATGAAGCCGTGGCTGAAGCCCACCTGGGCAAGCTGAACGTGAAGCTGACCAAGCTGACTGAGAAGCAGGCCCAGTACCTGGGCGTGCCCCGTGATGGCCCCTTCAAGCCAGATCACTACCGCTACTGA
- the LOC103542298 gene encoding adenosylhomocysteinase-like isoform X2 — protein MPGLMRMREMYSASKPLKGARIAGCLHMTVQTAVLIETLVALGAEVQWSSCNIFSTQDHAAAAIAKTGIPVYAWKGETDEEYVWCIEQTLYFKDGPLNMILDDGSDLTNLIHTKYPQLLSGIRGISEETTAGIHNLYKMMASGILKVPAINVNDSVTKSKFDNLYGCRESLIDGIKRATDVMIAGKVAVVAGYGDVGKGCAQALRGFGARVVITEIDPINALQAAMEGYEVTTMDEACREGNIFVTTTGCVDIILGRHFEQMKDDAIVCNIGQFDVEIDVKWLNENAVEKVNIKPQVDRYWLKNGRRIILLAEGQLVNLGCAMGHPSFVMSNSFTNQVLAQIELWTHPDKYPVGVHFLPKKLDEAVAEAHLGKLNVKLTKLTEKQAQYLGVPRDGPFKPDHYRY, from the exons ATGCCAGGCCTGATGCGCATGCGGGAGATGTACTCGGCCTCCAAGCCACTGAAGGGCGCCCGCATCGCAGGCTGCCTGCACATGACTGTGCAGACAGCCGTCCTTATTGAGACCCTTGTCGCCCTGGGTGCTGAG GTGCAGTGGTCCAGCTGCAACATCTTCTCTACCCAGGACCATGCAGCGGCCGCCATTGCCAAGACCGGCATTCCAG TGTATGCCTGGAAGGGAGAGACAGATGAGGAGTACGTGTGGTGCATTGAGCAGACGCTGTACTTCAAGGACGGGCCCCTCAACATGATTCTGGACGACGGCAGTGACCTCACCAACCTCATCCATACCAAGTACCCGCAGCTCCTGTCAG GCATCCGAGGCATCTCCGAGGAGACCACGGCGGGGATCCACAACCTCTACAAGATGATGGCTAGTGGGATCCTGAAGGTGCCTGCCATTAATGTCAACGACTCTGTCACCAAG AGCAAGTTTGACAACCTGTATGGCTGCCGAGAGTCCCTCATAGATGGCATCAAGCGGGCCACAGACGTGATGATTGCGGGCAAGGTGGCGGTGGTAGCGGGCTATGGCGACGTGGGCAAGGGCTGTGCCCAGGCCCTGAGGGGTTTTGGGGCCCGCGTCGTCATCACAGAGATCGACCCCATCAACGCACTGCAGGCTGCCATGGAGG GCTATGAGGTGACCACTATGGATGAGGCCTGTCGGGAGGGCAACATCTTTGTCACCACCACGGGCTGTGTTGACATCATCCTTGGCCG ACACTTTGAGCAGATGAAGGATGATGCCATTGTGTGCAACATCGGACAATTTGACGTGGAGATTGATGTCAAGTGGCTGAATGAGAATGCGGTGGAGAAGGTGAACATCAAGCCCCAG GTGGACCGCTACTGGCTGAAGAATGGGCGCCGCATCATCTTGCTGGCTGAGGGCCAGCTGGTCAACCTGGGCTGTGCCATGGGCCACCCCAGCTTTGTGATGAGCAACTCCTTCACCAACCAGGTGCTGGCGCAGATTGAGCTGTGGACCCACCCAGACAAGTACCCTGTTGGGGTCCACTTCCTGCCCAAGAAG CTGGATGAAGCCGTGGCTGAAGCCCACCTGGGCAAGCTGAACGTGAAGCTGACCAAGCTGACTGAGAAGCAGGCCCAGTACCTGGGCGTGCCCCGTGATGGCCCCTTCAAGCCAGATCACTACCGCTACTGA